In a genomic window of Gemmatimonadota bacterium:
- a CDS encoding AAA family ATPase produces the protein MYEKFFGFDRAPFELVPDPDFLFLGESHESALANLTIGVEGGKGFIVITGAVGTGKTTMIRALLRRLGREKDVCLIQQPDFDETELLQSILDGFGVDGAGVGRMELRRRMSGFLKGRSEPAILIIDEAHLMSEDSLEQIRLLSNFEEENRKLLQIILSGQPELKDLMARPRLQPLAQRIEMYYEIVALPPEETAAYVKKRVQVAGNPETLSFDPAAVDMIHGLSGGIPRLINILSDRTLITAYVAGSRRVTPDLVREAYEDLGDVTRSIMPGGGSVISMEAAREASRAREEREEMPAAVEPTVVSEFEEAPAHAEGQEFCEEPAHRETPEFVEAPPDPSESPEARREGGAGRVAGALVLLTLLGMSIVSWRSPDILAGVLSFGRGEEVPPTAGMSSAGAPSVAAVASVPPMVEEPAPKADAVPQVARTGDAGSPGTTRPAYTIHVGSFREVDSASRFAADMERATDLSSQVHPTELETGLWYRVLLGGFEDRDTAREQMLAVKKSHGLSFPRVISVLPPEEDGSPYSAGQ, from the coding sequence TTGTACGAGAAGTTCTTCGGATTCGACCGGGCCCCGTTCGAGCTGGTTCCGGACCCGGACTTCCTCTTTCTCGGGGAGTCCCACGAGTCCGCCCTTGCGAATCTCACGATCGGAGTAGAGGGAGGGAAGGGCTTCATCGTCATCACCGGAGCGGTGGGCACGGGGAAGACGACAATGATCCGCGCACTCCTGCGTCGACTGGGGCGTGAGAAGGATGTCTGCCTGATCCAGCAGCCGGACTTCGACGAGACGGAACTTCTGCAGAGCATTCTCGACGGTTTCGGCGTGGATGGCGCCGGAGTGGGGCGCATGGAACTTCGCCGGCGAATGAGCGGGTTCCTGAAGGGAAGAAGCGAACCGGCCATCCTCATCATCGATGAAGCTCATCTGATGTCGGAGGACTCGCTGGAACAGATCCGCCTCTTGTCGAACTTCGAGGAGGAGAATCGCAAGCTCCTGCAGATCATTCTGTCGGGCCAACCCGAACTGAAGGACCTGATGGCGCGGCCGCGGTTGCAGCCGCTTGCGCAACGCATTGAGATGTACTACGAGATTGTCGCTCTTCCGCCTGAAGAAACCGCTGCTTATGTGAAGAAGCGTGTTCAGGTCGCGGGCAATCCGGAGACCCTTTCGTTCGATCCGGCAGCAGTGGACATGATTCACGGGCTGTCGGGGGGCATTCCCCGGCTCATCAACATTCTTTCGGACCGAACGCTGATCACGGCGTATGTGGCGGGTTCTCGACGAGTGACGCCCGATCTGGTCCGGGAGGCCTACGAAGACCTGGGAGATGTCACGCGCTCCATCATGCCGGGCGGCGGATCGGTCATTTCGATGGAGGCTGCCAGAGAAGCCTCACGAGCTCGCGAAGAGCGGGAAGAGATGCCTGCGGCCGTGGAACCCACGGTGGTTTCGGAGTTCGAGGAAGCCCCTGCTCACGCTGAGGGGCAGGAGTTTTGCGAAGAGCCTGCTCACAGGGAGACTCCTGAGTTCGTCGAGGCGCCGCCGGATCCGTCGGAGTCCCCGGAAGCACGCAGAGAAGGGGGAGCGGGGCGTGTCGCGGGTGCGCTCGTCCTCTTGACGCTTCTGGGTATGTCGATCGTTTCCTGGCGCTCGCCGGACATTCTGGCCGGTGTCCTGAGTTTTGGAAGAGGCGAGGAAGTCCCGCCCACGGCGGGGATGTCGTCCGCTGGAGCGCCGTCGGTGGCTGCGGTTGCGTCGGTCCCGCCGATGGTGGAGGAGCCTGCGCCCAAGGCTGATGCTGTCCCGCAAGTGGCGAGGACGGGAGACGCCGGTTCGCCCGGCACAACACGCCCGGCCTATACGATTCATGTGGGTTCATTCCGCGAGGTCGATTCCGCCAGCCGGTTTGCTGCCGATATGGAGAGGGCCACCGATTTGTCTTCGCAAGTTCACCCGACAGAGCTGGAAACGGGCCTTTGGTACCGGGTTCTCCTGGGGGGCTTTGAAGATCGTGATACTGCCCGGGAGCAGATGCTTGCAGTAAAGAAGTCGCATGGACTGTCCTTTCCCCGCGTGATCAGTGTGCTTCCTCCCGAAGAGGATGGAAGCCCATACTCCGCGGGCCAGTAA
- a CDS encoding glycosyltransferase family 4 protein, which translates to MAVPEPSLRILLATDDFSASDEPDGGSLRRIAAHLPADRLTVSAPWIPGVGRMDRKASYEIRRVPVPSVLPAAWRKSVWRKQLMGFAAESSPGMVVADGVSPAGVLALWLKRRAGIEYLLHLGTSRMNALVKRTASGDGAKGAWAEVLREAEGVLVPTEECRFQAYKLGVAPHAIHVVADGVDTERFRPELPSSELRQTLGMGEGGIVLSAAWDPWTQDEESVLRAFAEVKSRRPDTKLVVLANGEQGIWKKLAKRLRLGRSVCVVPPVAAAKRPAYYSVASVFLQVLRDSGEVGRHSTPDEACLEAMSCGLPVVGGCAAGTLDAVGETMPDQLFRSESHAEMGDAIVGLLDSEEARRACGQAGRDRVQNCLSAEHTGREVLRILEVTHFRRLGKAPVPRGLGAAAEATA; encoded by the coding sequence ATGGCCGTCCCGGAACCCTCACTTCGCATTCTGCTTGCCACCGATGACTTTTCCGCAAGCGATGAACCGGACGGCGGATCGCTTCGGCGGATTGCAGCGCATCTGCCGGCGGATCGTCTGACCGTGAGTGCGCCGTGGATTCCCGGGGTGGGCAGAATGGATCGAAAGGCCTCCTACGAGATTCGCAGAGTGCCCGTCCCGTCGGTGCTTCCGGCTGCCTGGCGAAAATCCGTTTGGCGAAAGCAACTCATGGGATTTGCCGCGGAGAGTAGTCCCGGGATGGTCGTCGCCGATGGAGTATCCCCGGCCGGAGTCCTTGCCCTCTGGCTGAAGCGACGTGCAGGGATTGAGTATCTCCTGCACCTGGGAACCTCGCGCATGAATGCACTGGTGAAGCGGACCGCCTCGGGAGATGGCGCAAAAGGCGCATGGGCTGAGGTGCTCCGCGAAGCGGAAGGGGTTCTCGTGCCCACCGAAGAGTGTCGGTTCCAGGCCTACAAACTGGGCGTGGCCCCACATGCGATCCATGTGGTTGCAGACGGTGTGGATACCGAGCGCTTTCGGCCGGAGTTGCCCTCCAGTGAGTTGCGCCAGACTCTGGGTATGGGCGAAGGCGGGATTGTGCTCTCGGCTGCGTGGGATCCTTGGACACAGGATGAAGAGAGCGTGCTGCGTGCGTTTGCGGAAGTCAAGTCGCGCCGACCTGACACCAAGCTGGTCGTCCTTGCGAATGGTGAGCAGGGAATCTGGAAGAAGCTGGCGAAGCGCCTTCGCCTTGGGCGTAGCGTTTGCGTGGTTCCACCGGTGGCGGCTGCGAAGCGACCGGCATACTACTCGGTTGCCAGCGTCTTCCTTCAAGTACTGCGTGACAGCGGTGAGGTTGGGCGGCATTCCACTCCGGATGAGGCGTGCCTGGAGGCCATGTCGTGTGGCCTTCCTGTCGTGGGGGGGTGCGCTGCGGGTACGCTGGACGCCGTGGGAGAGACCATGCCGGACCAGCTCTTCCGTTCGGAGAGTCACGCGGAGATGGGTGATGCCATCGTAGGCCTTCTGGATTCTGAAGAGGCTCGTCGCGCTTGCGGACAGGCCGGACGCGACCGCGTTCAGAACTGCCTCTCGGCGGAGCACACGGGACGAGAGGTTCTCCGCATTCTGGAAGTGACGCACTTCCGGCGTCTCGGAAAGGCCCCTGTGCCCCGAGGTTTGGGAGCCGCAGCGGAGGCAACTGCCTGA
- a CDS encoding polysaccharide biosynthesis/export family protein, translated as MAREMEATAGICERAGRQVRKLQTVLLLIALFAGLGLCSQGCGSAYYREGEDEFGDLPDSLRILVETRESVERRASREAEGVTVREVGAVAAKGLPLEFASEGAYLLRRGDQIQVEVLFYPEMRTLSWVRPDGMVTAPGIGDVEALGRRPEEVAADIEAYYSTLLRDPTTTVNVVDFGERKAYVFGEVLKPGAVPLEQRMTLTQALASVGSVSHDAKLSSVVLLRRKTSHSAQAYRLDLHGVLDGQSLAADLILQPDDVVYVPRKFVAKMEQFVEQVFGGLFPIPDTFIKGYDAIHVDERSALRRNITVDGGQ; from the coding sequence ATGGCCAGGGAGATGGAAGCGACAGCCGGAATCTGCGAAAGGGCGGGTCGTCAGGTGCGGAAACTCCAGACAGTGCTTCTCTTGATCGCCCTCTTTGCAGGTCTTGGGCTTTGCTCGCAAGGTTGCGGGTCGGCCTACTACCGGGAGGGGGAGGACGAGTTCGGGGATCTGCCGGACTCGCTTCGAATCCTGGTTGAGACCAGGGAAAGCGTGGAGCGTCGCGCTTCCAGAGAGGCCGAAGGCGTGACCGTCCGAGAGGTCGGAGCGGTGGCGGCCAAGGGGCTTCCCCTGGAGTTTGCAAGCGAGGGAGCGTATCTGCTGAGGCGAGGGGATCAGATTCAGGTCGAGGTTCTCTTCTATCCGGAGATGCGAACGCTCTCGTGGGTCCGACCGGACGGGATGGTCACCGCACCCGGCATTGGAGATGTGGAAGCTCTCGGCAGGCGTCCTGAGGAAGTGGCTGCAGACATTGAGGCCTACTACAGCACTCTTCTTCGAGACCCGACCACGACGGTCAATGTGGTCGATTTCGGGGAACGGAAAGCCTATGTCTTTGGCGAAGTCCTGAAGCCCGGGGCGGTTCCACTGGAACAGCGTATGACGCTTACCCAGGCGTTGGCTTCCGTGGGGAGTGTGTCTCACGATGCCAAGCTTTCGTCGGTGGTACTGCTCCGACGGAAGACCAGCCATTCCGCGCAGGCTTATCGTCTGGACCTTCATGGAGTTCTGGACGGTCAGTCTCTGGCTGCGGATCTGATCCTTCAGCCGGACGATGTGGTCTATGTGCCGCGGAAGTTTGTCGCGAAGATGGAACAGTTCGTGGAGCAGGTCTTCGGGGGACTCTTCCCGATTCCGGACACATTCATCAAGGGCTACGACGCCATTCATGTGGACGAGCGGTCCGCTCTCCGCAGAAACATCACCGTCGACGGGGGCCAGTAG
- a CDS encoding DUF3108 domain-containing protein, translating to MRISTCVLLSVVVLPSMATAAGGGITSDWPAVRVLPVAPGHPALSHGAGPPDSLAIPPLPRPELPDTLPFHAGERLEFSIDYGFINAGHATMGVEPLRTIAGVRCLELWTDARSNAFFSTIYKVWDRSQSFLEPEEFVSWRYEKHQREGSYRKDQLIKFDRRENFARYDDGVEVSLPRFVQDELAAFYYFRTLQMEVGQKVLIDSHANRKNYALEVRVLRVETVEVPAGEYECIVIEPMIREGGIFSAKGRLTIWLTNDSRRMPVRMSTKIAVGSVTASLTDYRLSTHGEWHRGGEEAHGSREEAW from the coding sequence GTGAGAATCTCCACCTGTGTGCTGCTGTCCGTGGTCGTTCTTCCGTCGATGGCGACTGCCGCGGGGGGCGGGATCACCAGTGACTGGCCTGCTGTTCGGGTGCTTCCGGTCGCTCCGGGTCATCCTGCGCTTTCCCATGGTGCCGGACCGCCCGACAGTCTCGCCATTCCGCCTTTGCCGCGTCCCGAGCTTCCCGACACACTTCCGTTTCATGCGGGAGAGCGCCTGGAGTTCTCCATCGACTATGGCTTCATCAACGCAGGCCATGCCACCATGGGGGTGGAACCGCTGCGCACCATTGCCGGCGTTCGTTGTCTGGAGCTCTGGACGGACGCCCGATCGAACGCGTTCTTCTCCACGATCTACAAAGTGTGGGATCGGTCCCAGAGCTTCCTGGAGCCGGAGGAGTTTGTGTCGTGGCGATACGAGAAGCACCAGAGAGAGGGAAGCTACCGGAAGGACCAGCTCATCAAGTTCGACCGGAGAGAGAACTTCGCGCGTTATGACGATGGCGTGGAAGTGTCATTGCCCCGGTTCGTGCAGGATGAACTGGCTGCCTTCTACTACTTCCGGACTCTCCAGATGGAAGTGGGGCAGAAGGTCCTGATTGACAGCCATGCCAACCGGAAGAACTATGCTCTGGAAGTGCGTGTCCTCCGTGTGGAGACCGTCGAGGTTCCTGCGGGAGAATATGAGTGCATCGTGATCGAGCCAATGATTCGAGAAGGGGGCATCTTTTCAGCGAAAGGGCGTCTGACGATCTGGTTGACGAATGACTCACGGAGAATGCCTGTCAGGATGAGCACAAAAATCGCGGTCGGTTCGGTCACGGCATCGCTGACCGACTACCGTCTCTCCACCCATGGGGAATGGCACCGGGGGGGCGAAGAGGCACACGGCAGCAGGGAGGAAGCGTGGTGA
- a CDS encoding glycosyltransferase, which produces MRSLHVDPARSWRGGERQVLLQVSELVARGHDCLVAGDPRGELVRRCRAAGLRTLPARIHGDGDPAGVLTLAGGIRRFRPHLLHLHTARAHAAGGIAGRLTRCRPILVTRRLELPPRGGVLGRWKYARLADHYIAISTAVKESLLSGGVPAERITQIASGIPVGEVSTRESERTRGAEVVVGTVAAFTPQKAPSVWVDTVRRVAEACPGARFIWAGEGPLLEECRTRIREYGLAGRVDFPGFVEAVDSVWEKIDIFFLPSAFEALGTVFLDAMARGIPVVATRVGGIGEVVRTDREGILTEAGDDAALAAGIERLVADRVLRKDMGEQGKIRAREFDIGKIVDRLEALYQELTTGSAREVAS; this is translated from the coding sequence ATGAGGAGCCTCCATGTCGACCCGGCGCGTTCGTGGCGGGGAGGCGAGCGTCAAGTGCTCCTCCAGGTGAGTGAACTGGTCGCACGAGGTCATGACTGTCTGGTCGCAGGCGATCCGCGTGGAGAGCTGGTCCGCAGATGCCGTGCCGCGGGCCTTCGCACGCTGCCCGCCCGAATCCATGGTGATGGAGACCCCGCGGGGGTGCTGACGCTCGCTGGCGGAATCCGTCGCTTTCGACCGCATCTGCTTCATCTTCACACGGCCCGCGCTCATGCTGCGGGCGGGATCGCGGGCCGCCTGACCCGCTGTCGTCCGATTCTCGTCACGCGACGGCTGGAACTCCCTCCGCGAGGCGGAGTCCTTGGCCGCTGGAAGTACGCCCGTCTTGCGGACCACTACATCGCCATCAGTACCGCGGTGAAAGAGTCCCTCTTGAGCGGGGGCGTCCCGGCGGAGCGCATTACGCAGATCGCCAGCGGTATCCCGGTGGGCGAGGTTTCCACCCGGGAGAGTGAGCGCACCCGGGGAGCCGAGGTCGTCGTGGGAACCGTGGCTGCCTTTACGCCGCAGAAGGCCCCGTCAGTCTGGGTGGACACGGTGAGGCGTGTGGCAGAGGCATGCCCCGGCGCTCGTTTCATCTGGGCGGGAGAGGGGCCACTCCTTGAGGAGTGCCGCACCCGGATTCGTGAGTACGGGCTTGCCGGGCGAGTGGACTTCCCCGGCTTTGTGGAGGCGGTGGATTCCGTCTGGGAGAAGATCGACATCTTCTTTCTCCCGAGTGCGTTTGAAGCACTGGGCACGGTGTTCCTGGACGCGATGGCGCGAGGCATTCCCGTGGTGGCCACCCGGGTCGGTGGGATCGGAGAGGTGGTCCGCACCGATCGCGAGGGGATCCTGACGGAAGCAGGAGACGATGCGGCCCTGGCGGCGGGCATCGAGAGGCTGGTGGCTGACCGCGTGTTGCGAAAAGACATGGGAGAACAGGGAAAGATCCGTGCGCGGGAGTTCGATATAGGGAAGATCGTGGATCGTCTGGAAGCGCTGTACCAAGAGCTGACCACGGGGTCAGCCCGAGAGGTCGCGTCGTGA
- a CDS encoding Wzz/FepE/Etk N-terminal domain-containing protein: MAEMESAYSQGAEVSRQFSSRDILAILFRRKWVILSIFLATLAMGISASLKTTSEYQATAKVLIRREEGSSFQKMRSPYLGLEEEMNTEIEILKSTPVLQRALDEVAERLRDLPVEERAVLFPPEDPELVYEVPGPRWIRKNIQAEPIEKSNVIMIRLRHTNPATAKMIVDAVTASYVVERISVRRNPMLESFFEDRTAGLRDRLLDLRLELGQMQVESGIYDQEWQQRLNLGTLDELRTNLLTVRIRRETEEAKLRAARHAVMNRPDLLVPTREFEDSPAFQDLRTKLIDKKATLADLSARYLPGNPKVQHALSLVHQLETDLREEIDLQLAMHESDIESLRAHERALAGAVKDVVQEMNRIPQFSPVIRQLEREINNTAELYELVGTKMVDTQISETEDHRMVNAKILNPATVGLSFVQERKSLFALFAALLGLSLGLALAFLIEGMDQTFRTPHDVETSLNVPLLGSIPELGSAQP, translated from the coding sequence ATGGCCGAGATGGAATCCGCGTACTCACAGGGTGCCGAGGTATCCCGGCAGTTCAGCTCCCGGGACATTCTGGCCATTCTCTTTCGTCGCAAGTGGGTGATCCTGTCGATCTTCCTCGCCACCCTGGCAATGGGCATCTCGGCCAGCCTCAAGACCACCTCGGAGTATCAGGCCACCGCCAAGGTCCTGATCCGTCGCGAAGAGGGCTCGTCCTTCCAGAAGATGCGTTCCCCGTATCTGGGTCTGGAAGAGGAGATGAACACCGAGATCGAGATCCTCAAGTCCACGCCGGTGTTGCAGCGTGCGCTGGACGAGGTCGCGGAGCGTCTCCGGGACTTGCCCGTGGAGGAGCGAGCGGTCCTCTTCCCTCCGGAGGATCCGGAGCTGGTTTATGAAGTTCCGGGACCGCGCTGGATTCGAAAGAACATCCAGGCGGAACCGATCGAGAAGTCCAATGTGATCATGATTCGGCTCCGTCATACGAACCCGGCAACGGCCAAGATGATCGTGGACGCGGTGACGGCGTCCTATGTTGTCGAGCGGATCAGTGTTCGCCGGAATCCCATGCTGGAGTCGTTCTTTGAGGACCGGACGGCAGGACTGCGCGACCGTCTTCTGGACTTGCGCCTTGAACTCGGGCAGATGCAGGTGGAATCGGGGATTTACGATCAGGAGTGGCAGCAGCGACTCAATCTCGGCACGCTGGATGAACTTCGCACGAATCTGCTGACGGTTCGCATTCGACGCGAGACGGAAGAAGCCAAGCTCCGCGCGGCCCGCCACGCCGTGATGAACCGTCCGGATCTCCTGGTTCCGACACGGGAGTTCGAAGACAGTCCCGCCTTCCAGGACTTGCGCACGAAGCTGATCGACAAGAAGGCGACCCTGGCCGATCTGTCCGCACGGTACCTTCCGGGCAATCCCAAGGTGCAGCACGCGTTGAGTCTTGTGCACCAGTTGGAGACGGATCTCCGTGAGGAGATTGATCTTCAACTGGCCATGCACGAAAGCGATATCGAAAGTCTGAGGGCACACGAGCGAGCGTTGGCGGGAGCCGTGAAGGATGTGGTTCAAGAGATGAACCGCATTCCTCAGTTCTCACCGGTCATTCGCCAGTTGGAGCGTGAGATCAACAACACCGCCGAACTGTACGAGCTTGTGGGGACAAAGATGGTCGATACGCAGATCTCCGAAACGGAAGATCATCGAATGGTGAACGCCAAGATCCTCAATCCCGCGACGGTGGGGCTCTCCTTTGTCCAGGAGCGGAAGAGTCTCTTCGCGCTCTTTGCTGCGCTGTTGGGGCTGTCGCTTGGATTGGCGCTGGCGTTCCTGATCGAGGGAATGGATCAGACATTCCGGACCCCCCATGATGTCGAAACCAGTTTGAATGTGCCGCTTCTCGGCTCCATCCCGGAGCTGGGCAGCGCACAACCGTAG